One window of Selenomonadales bacterium genomic DNA carries:
- a CDS encoding YlxR family protein, which produces MVQKKIPQRMCVGCQEMKNKKELIRIVRTPESEILLDPTGKKSGRGAYVCPCEACVTKAYKEKRLEKSLKCAVDATVYETLKAGVQNV; this is translated from the coding sequence ATGGTACAAAAGAAGATCCCGCAGCGGATGTGTGTCGGCTGTCAGGAAATGAAAAACAAAAAAGAATTGATTCGAATTGTGCGGACGCCCGAAAGTGAGATTCTCCTTGACCCAACAGGCAAGAAATCGGGACGCGGTGCATATGTTTGCCCGTGTGAAGCCTGCGTCACGAAGGCTTATAAAGAAAAACGACTTGAAAAATCGTTGAAATGTGCTGTTGATGCGACTGTTTACGAAACATTGAAAGCAGGCGTTCAAAATGTATAA
- a CDS encoding ribosomal L7Ae/L30e/S12e/Gadd45 family protein: MYKGILSLLGLAQKAGRLSSGDFGAEKAIRAGKAKLILMAEDCADETKKKYRELAEEYEVDCVEAGNKIELGTAIGREFRAVVVILDDGFKKGIQKKLKTLKGEM, translated from the coding sequence ATGTATAAAGGCATATTGTCATTGCTTGGTCTGGCACAAAAAGCAGGCCGGTTATCATCGGGAGATTTTGGCGCAGAAAAGGCGATCAGAGCCGGTAAAGCCAAACTGATCTTGATGGCAGAAGATTGTGCCGATGAAACGAAAAAGAAGTATCGTGAATTGGCAGAAGAATATGAAGTAGACTGCGTTGAAGCAGGTAACAAGATAGAGCTGGGAACAGCAATCGGCAGAGAATTCCGTGCTGTCGTTGTCATATTGGACGACGGATTCAAGAAAGGAATTCAAAAAAAATTAAAGACACTCAAAGGCGAAATGTAA